TGCGTGATAATGCCGCGGCGGGCATAGTGCATTTGGGAGAAGTTACCGTTGCCACTCAGGGCGGCCGCCTCTCGCCGCTGCTTGATCCACTCCTCGCGCGGCTTGGGAACGTGCGCCGCGTAGCCGTTGCTGCCGTTTTGCTCTTTCAGTTCTATAGCATCCATAAGAGTGCCAACCTAAGCATTAGCGTAGATGGGATGACTGTAAATTATACGCCGCACAAAATTCCGGGTCGCGCTGCGCCAGGTGACCTTGACCCCCAGAGACCAACGGATTAGAGTTTGTGATTAAGGCCCCTATAATGTCGGCTCAAAGCAAACGATACGTGAAGTTTGGCGGCGCCACGGCGATCATTCTTCTCTCGCTGGGATATCTCGCGTATACCGGTGTACAGCAGAGCAAAAGCTACTACGTAACCATTAAAGAGCTGCGCGCCATGGACAACACGGTTTACAGCAAACGGCTGCGCGTGGCCGGCAATGTTGCGCCAGGATCCATCAGGCGTACCGGCACCCGGGTGGAATTTACGCTTATAGAGCAGGGCACTACCTTGCCCGTCGTGTACAACGGAACTGAAGCCCCACCCGATACCTTCAAAGATGATTCGCAAGCCTTGGCCGAGGGGCAAATGGGGCGGGACGGCGTTTTCCGGGCCAACCAGTTGCAAGCCAAGTGCGCCTCCAAATACGCTCCCCAACAAACTCCCGCATCGCAGCCTGGCGCAAAACCGAACAATGCTCCGCTGAACAATGCCCCGCTGAACAATGCTCCGCCGAACAATGCTCCGCCGAACAATGCCCCGCTGAAGTCCATGACCAAGGTGGAGCCGAATGCCTCTCCCGGTCTTTCTGAGTGAATGTTTCTGGACCGCACCTGAGCGCCTCCGCTGCATCAACCACTCGCGCCGAAAGCACTGCCGTTACGCTGGAAAATCTCGGCAAGCACTTTGGACGATTCGCAGCCTTGCGCAGCCTGACGGCAGAATTTCGCGCTGGTCAGATGTATGCCATTTTAGGGGACAATGGAGCAGGGAAGACCACCCTGCTGCGCACCATCGCCGGACTCTCGCGTCCCAGTCGCGGCACTATCAGGGTTCTGGGAGCAACGGATTTGCGCTCCGTCACCGGGCAGATCGGCTACATGGCGCATCCCTCGCTGCTCTACGACGAATTGAGTGGCCTCGAAAATCTCCGTTATTTCGCAGCACTCTACGGAATCCGTGACGACCAGCGTTGCCAATCTGCGATTCTTGCCGTGGGGCTGGATTCGGCGCTGACGCGACGCGTTGATCAATACTCCCAAGGCATGCGCCAAAGACTGTCACTGGCGCGAGCCATCGTGCACAGTCCCAGAATTCTTTTGCTCGACGAGCCGTTCTCGAACGTGGATTTAGCATCGGCGCGGGAAATCGTAAGCGTGCTGGTCAAGATGCGTGCAGAAGGAAAGACGATCTTCATCGTTACTCATCAGGCCGCCCTGCTTGAACGCGTGGCCGACGAGTTCGTCTGGATGGCGGCAGGGCAGATCTCGAAGCGGAGCCGCGAGCTCACAACGCCGGCGGCGGAATCCAAGGGCGCGCAATGAGTGCCCTCCAGAACACCCGCGACACGCTCACCAAAGATCTGCGTCTGGAGTGGCGATCCAAAGATGCCATAAACTCGATGTTGTTTTTCGCGCTTCTTGTGGTCGTGATCTTCAGTTTTTCGTTTGATCCCACGGCAGAAGAATCGCGCCATATCACGGGAGGCCTGGTCTGGGTGGCCTTTCTGTTCGCCGCGGTGGTAGCGCTGAATCAGACCTGGGCCCGCGAATTGCGCAATCAGGTGCTGGATGCTTACCGCGTATCTCCCGCCTCGGCAAATTCCCTGTTTTTGGCCAAGGCGCTTGGGAACTTCGTTTTTGTGGGTGTCCTGGAAGCCTTGATGGCGCCTCTATTCATGATTTTTTTCAACCTGCGGCCTCTGGGGCCATCTTATGAGCTGGTGATCGTGGCGGCGCTGGCTACGTGGGCGCTGGTGGTTAATGGCACATTTTTCGCGGCCATGTCACTGCGGACGCGCAGCCGCGAGGTTATGCTGCCGCTGATTCTGTTTCCCATTTCGATTCCGGCGCTGCTGGCCATGGTACAGGCGACGACGACCATTCTGATGGGAGAGGGGTCACCAGAGTTCTGGGTGGTATTGCTCGCGGTCTATGATGTGGTGTTTACTACTGTGTGCCTGCTTCTTTTTGAAACGGTGTTACACGCGGAATGAGACGTAGCTTCTTCGTATTCGCGATCTTCACTCTGGTGCTGCTGGCTGTTGCCTTGTATGAAGCGCTGGTAGCCGCGCCCACGGAACAGACTATGGGCGACGTGCAGCGTATTTTCTATTATCATGTCCCCTCGGCTGCGACTGCTTTCCTGCTATTTGCCGTGAATTTTGTTGCTTCCATCGTCTATCTGGCTCGCCGTAGTGCACGCACCGACGCTCTGGCCGTGACCACCGCCGAAGTTGGCGTCGTTTTCTGCACTGTAGTTTTGGTGACCGGGCCGCTGTGGGCGCGTCCGGTGTGGGGCATCTGGTGGACTTGGGATGCCCGCCTCACCAGTACGCTGTTGCTGTGGCTGATCTACGTGAGCTACTTAATCTTGCGGCGTTACTCCACTAGCGGGCAAACGCCGGTGCTCGCGGCAGCCCTCGCCGTATTCGGTTTTCTTGACGTGCCCTTCGTGTATCTGGCGAACCGCCTATTCCGCACTCAGCATCCGCAGCCAGTTTTGTTGGGAGGGCCAGGTTCGGGTATCGCCCCCAAGATGTTGTCCACGTTATTGCTAAACATGGCAGCCTTCTTCGCCTTTGCCACACTGGTGTGCTGGGTGCGCTATCGCCTGGAACGGACCCGCCAGGATTTCGAAGAGACCCAGGCTCTCGAGGCGCTCCTGGAGCCCGGAATGAAGTCATCACGATGAAATTTCTCTTTGCTGCTTACGCCGCCACCTGGATCATTCACCTTTCCTATTTGGCCCTGCTGGGCCGCCGCTATCGGCGATTGCGGGATGAAATGCAGGAATTTCGACGGAAGTAAACGGACGGACCCAGCAGCAGACTTTTACTGGCTGAAAAAGTCTCGGAACATGTTCACCACGGACGTGGCGTCCACTCCGTCAGAGCGCATAAAAAGCCAGCACAACCAGCCAATGAAGCCAACCATGCCCAAGGCGCCTGTCCATTCCAGGGCCACGGAGTTCTTACGAGGATGAGAGGCGATAGAAATAGCGGCCATGGCGGAAAAGAAAATCAGCACCGCAATGTCCAAGGGCTGCATTAACCGACACCCCAGTCCACGCTATCTGCATCAGGCGGTTCTTCCGGATAATTGCGAAGGAATTCATACTCCTCTATGCCTACAGCTATTCCCACCCGCTCCGGCCCAGGCCCCGCTTCCACCCGAAGCACACGGGCGGTGAACCGAACCCGCACACTCTCGGTAAGCGTGACATGCGGAGGGAAAGTCAGTGTGATCTCGATGGGAGCGCCCGCTGGCAACTTGCGATCTAAGTAAAAGAAAGCGCCACGCGCGCTCACGTTCTGGGTCTCAGTCAAATGTTCTGATGGGTTGCTGCCGGGAACATGAACCGTCGCGGGTAGGCGCATATCGAAGCGGCGCATGGCGCGGCGTTCTTCGACAGGGGTTTCCGTAGTTGCTGGACGTCCCAAAAGCATCTCCGCCGGTTGCCCGGCTTTCTCCTGTTGAACTGCCATGGATTAAAACGGGAGCGAATAAACGTGACTACTGCAGACAGAATAGGTTTTCAACGCGCCCGTTGTTTACAGACTTGCCTAGCTCGGAACCATTTGCAATAGCAAAGGTGCTGCCGGAACTGATCTTATTAACCGGTAACTTCCTGGGTTCAAGCCCCCTCGGCTACGAGTTCGAGCCGTCGCCGCCCTTTATTGGCCAAAGCAGACTTGGGACGCCGATGGGACTTGCAGTCCGACTCCATCCGCCCCAGTACCTGCGACAGGCTGATCAACGACGGGCTTTGACACGCAACACACCGTCCGTTCCGGCTCTCGCTCACCACATCGCAATTGGCGCACAAAAATGCGTGGTCAAGCGGGATCAGGTTCAGAGGAAGTAAAGCACCTACAGACGAGCTCATGGCGCGCTCCTACAACTTACTCCTCGGGAAAGCAATTGGGTTACCACACGGCGAGACTTCCGGTGCTCACGTAACTTCAATGTTGGCGTGGAATCAGAGACTTGGCGGGTGGATGCGGCGTCACGAAGGTGAAACTTCTTGCGATAACGCCTGAAAAAAATCGGTCCGGGGCGCGCCTGTTCGACGTCGGT
The DNA window shown above is from Terriglobales bacterium and carries:
- a CDS encoding cytochrome c maturation protein CcmE, yielding MSAQSKRYVKFGGATAIILLSLGYLAYTGVQQSKSYYVTIKELRAMDNTVYSKRLRVAGNVAPGSIRRTGTRVEFTLIEQGTTLPVVYNGTEAPPDTFKDDSQALAEGQMGRDGVFRANQLQAKCASKYAPQQTPASQPGAKPNNAPLNNAPLNNAPPNNAPPNNAPLKSMTKVEPNASPGLSE
- a CDS encoding ABC transporter ATP-binding protein — translated: MNVSGPHLSASAASTTRAESTAVTLENLGKHFGRFAALRSLTAEFRAGQMYAILGDNGAGKTTLLRTIAGLSRPSRGTIRVLGATDLRSVTGQIGYMAHPSLLYDELSGLENLRYFAALYGIRDDQRCQSAILAVGLDSALTRRVDQYSQGMRQRLSLARAIVHSPRILLLDEPFSNVDLASAREIVSVLVKMRAEGKTIFIVTHQAALLERVADEFVWMAAGQISKRSRELTTPAAESKGAQ
- a CDS encoding heme exporter protein CcmB produces the protein MSALQNTRDTLTKDLRLEWRSKDAINSMLFFALLVVVIFSFSFDPTAEESRHITGGLVWVAFLFAAVVALNQTWARELRNQVLDAYRVSPASANSLFLAKALGNFVFVGVLEALMAPLFMIFFNLRPLGPSYELVIVAALATWALVVNGTFFAAMSLRTRSREVMLPLILFPISIPALLAMVQATTTILMGEGSPEFWVVLLAVYDVVFTTVCLLLFETVLHAE
- the ccsA gene encoding cytochrome c biogenesis protein CcsA, encoding MRRSFFVFAIFTLVLLAVALYEALVAAPTEQTMGDVQRIFYYHVPSAATAFLLFAVNFVASIVYLARRSARTDALAVTTAEVGVVFCTVVLVTGPLWARPVWGIWWTWDARLTSTLLLWLIYVSYLILRRYSTSGQTPVLAAALAVFGFLDVPFVYLANRLFRTQHPQPVLLGGPGSGIAPKMLSTLLLNMAAFFAFATLVCWVRYRLERTRQDFEETQALEALLEPGMKSSR
- a CDS encoding CcmD family protein, with translation MKFLFAAYAATWIIHLSYLALLGRRYRRLRDEMQEFRRK
- a CDS encoding PilZ domain-containing protein, whose amino-acid sequence is MAVQQEKAGQPAEMLLGRPATTETPVEERRAMRRFDMRLPATVHVPGSNPSEHLTETQNVSARGAFFYLDRKLPAGAPIEITLTFPPHVTLTESVRVRFTARVLRVEAGPGPERVGIAVGIEEYEFLRNYPEEPPDADSVDWGVG